TTGCCGAAAAAATCGCACTTCTAGCAGAAAATTACACCATGCCATTAATTCTCCGCGTTCTGGCTCATACTTGTGAATATTTTTGCAAATATATTCAAATAGGTCTTGTTTTGCCTCCTGATAAATCTCTTCATAATGATATATGAATGTTCCTCGGTAGGGGCGACAAAGCTTGCCCGAACTCAAAATTGTGTGGAATAGCTGCTTTAGAGCCTCCTGCCATTCTGGTGTTTTTGGTGGGTACTGTTGGGCAGTTAGTGCTAGCTGCTTGAGCCGCTCATCTAGGTTCATTTGCTAATTTAACCCCATATGCGACCTTCTCTTGTTCCCCCTTTGTCAAAGAAGGGCTAGGGGGATCTTTTCGCGAATTAGTATGGTCTTGCGCTCGCCCAACCTAGTTAAACTGAGTTAAACAAGGGACGATAGATTAAGTTACACATCGCGTTATTTAAAGTCACTTGCTATTTAACTCAAAGAGCATCAAAGAGTCAATGCAACCTTCTATAATTACTTCTCAAGTTTTTTTCGGCGATTTTATGCAAAACATTAGATCTCAGATCGGAGAAATTTTTCAGCAAGTTAAACAATTGTTAGAAAAGCCTTGTGGAATGGCACTTTTGCTGTGGCGACTGTAGACAAGTATAGTCTATCTACACAATTGTTTATGTGAAAAAATGTTACTTAAGGCTTGTTTTACTTCGCGCAACTACTGTTTTTTCAAATAGGTATGTTGACTTGATGAGTGCAATCTGTGTCAGATGGAGTGAAAAATTAGGGCTAGCGAGTTTTCTAGCGATGGGAGTAGCAGTAGCCTGCTTAGCAGACAGTGCTAGCGCCCAGATTACACCCGATAACACGATGGGTGGGGAAAATTCTACCGTCACATCGTCAGGTACGGTAGATGCGATAAATGGCGGTGCAACTAGAGGCACTAACCTGTTCCACAGTTTTCAAGAATTCAATGTGAATGAAGGACGAGCCGCTGTTTTTACCAATCCGGCTGGGATAGAGAATATTCTCACCAGGGTGACGGGGGCTAAACCGTCTAACATATTTGGCACGCTGGGTGTAGCGGGCAATGCCAATCTGTTTTTGATTAATCCCAATGGAATCATTTTTGGCGCAAATGCCCGTCTGGATGTTGGTGGTTCGTTTGTCGCTACAACAGCTAATGCAATCTCATTTGGCGATCGCGGTGTTTTCAGCGCCACAAATCCTAGCAACCCTGGACTACTGAGTGTTAATCCTAACGCTTTACTATTTAATCAAATTCGTGCCGCAGCTATTCAAAATAACTCAGTTGCAGATTCTGGTTTAAATCCATCCTCCAAGTTTACGGCAGAAGGTTTGCGCGTACCAGACGGCAAGAGTTTGCTGTTGGTAGGCGGCGAGATCAATATGAATGGTGGAGGTTTGTCTGCTTTTGGTGGGCGAGTGGAGTTAGGTGGGTTAGCAAGTGCGGGAACGGTTGGAATGAACGAGAATGGGAATAATCTGAGCTTGAGTTTTCTTGATGGTGCAGAAAGAAGTAATGTTTTCCTGAACAATGGCGCTCAAGTAAATGTAACTGCTGCTGGTGGTGGAAGTATTGCTGTTCATGCTCGGAATTTTGAGATGACACACAACAGTGGAATGTTTGCAGGAATAGCAACTGGACTGGGCGAGGAACGCACTCAGGCGGGAAATGTTGAGATTAATGCCACGGGAGCAATAAATCTGAACAATGGGAGCCGTATTACTAATTATGTGGAACTGGAAGCAAGAGGACGGGGAGGCGATGTCAGTGTCACTGCTGGCAGCTTGCAGCTTGACGGTGGGGCACGGATATCTGCTGCTGCATTTGGTGCGGGCAAAGGCGGTTCTTTAACAGTTAATGCTTCTGACGTGCAACTGAGCGGTACAAGTGCTGATAGTCAGATTGAAAGTACTTTGATTTCTACTGCAGACCAAAACTCAACAGGAGATGCAGGAGACTTGACGATTAACACTCATACCTTGCTCGTACGAGACGGAGCACAAATAGGTACTGGTACATTTAGTGCGGGCAAGGGCGGTTCTTTAACAGTTAATGCTTCTGACGTGCAACTGAGCGGTGAAAGCGCTGATGGTCAGACGGGTAGTGGCTTGTTTGCTAACGTAGACCAAAACTCAACAGGAGATGCAGGAGACTTGACGATTAACACTCATACCTTGCTCGTACGAGATGGAGCACAGGTATTTAATGGTACATTTAGTGCGGGCAAGGGCGGTTCTTTAACAGTTAATGCTTCTGACGTGCAACTGAGCGGTGAAGGCGCTATTAGTCAGTATCCTAGTGGCTTGTTTGCTGATGCAGAGCAAAACTCAACAGGGGATGCAGGAGACTTGACGATTAACACTGACACTTTGCTAGTACGAGATGGGGCACAGGTAGGTGCTAGTACATTTGAATTTAGTGCAGGCAAGGGGGGGAATTTAACAGTTAATGCTTCTGAGGTGCAATTGATAGGTGAAAGCGCTGATGGTCAGTATCCTAGTGGCTTGGTTGTTAACGCACAGCGAAACTCAACAGGGGATGCAGGAGACTTGACGATTAACACTGACACCTTGCTAGTTCAAGATGGAGCTGGAGTAAGCGTGTCGAGTCGTGGAACAGGAACCGCAGGCAACATGAGGATAAACGCTCGTTCTATCCGTCTGAACAACAACGCCTTACTCATCGCCGATACACGCAGTGCTTTTGTTGATCCCAACTCGGAGCAAGCAACAATTAACATTAACTCCCAAAATTTGTTCGTGAACCGCAATAGCAACATCTTCACCAACGCTGAGGGGGAAAATGTCATCGGCGGCAACATCAACATTGACACCGATTTCCTCATTGCTGTTGAAAATAGCGATATTAGCGCCAATTCTGCTAACTTCCGTGGGGGGAACGTGCGGATCGATGCCTTTGGCATCTTCGGTACGCAGTTTCGAGAAGTGCCAGACGATCGCACGAGTGATATTACTGCTTCTGGAGCCAGTCCTCAGTTGGGCGGCACAGTGGAACTTAACATCCCCAACATTGAACCGAACAATGGTTTAGTTAACTTGCCATCAATCCCAGTTGACACCCAAGTGACACAGGCTTGTACTCCCAGTAGCGGTCAAAATCAAAGCGAATTTGTTGTCACTGGTCGCGGTGGCTTGCCGCCTAATCCCACAGAAGTACTTAGTAGTGATGCGATTTCTATCGATTGGGTTGCACTTCAACCCACACTAGAAAATCAATCTAGTCCAACTCCAGCCACCAGTTCAACTGCACCATCACCAGCACCGATGGTAGAAGCTCAAGGGTGGGAAATTGATCGCCAAGGTAAAGTCATCCTTACCGCTTCTAATGTCCCCGCACAAGCTCATAACTCCTGGCAGTCTTCTGCTAGGTGCAATCCGCTCTAAACTGCTGAGAAGGAGTGCGATCGCTTTACCACTCGGATGAACTGGAGAATTCTTTTAGTATCCGTCGCTTCAACAGCAGGAACATGACAAGAAAACGGCGTGTATTTTTCAATACAGTACTACCCTTGTGGAAGACGAATCGCTTAGGTAAAGGTTGGCTCACCCAGTTTCTACTGGTGCTGATGACTGCATTTCTATGTATAACCTTATCCCTGGTTTTTACTAAAACTACCGCTGTTTACTCTGCTGTCCCCAGTGGCCAAAATAGCCTTGCCC
This window of the Chroococcidiopsis sp. CCMEE 29 genome carries:
- a CDS encoding S-layer family protein, with amino-acid sequence MSAICVRWSEKLGLASFLAMGVAVACLADSASAQITPDNTMGGENSTVTSSGTVDAINGGATRGTNLFHSFQEFNVNEGRAAVFTNPAGIENILTRVTGAKPSNIFGTLGVAGNANLFLINPNGIIFGANARLDVGGSFVATTANAISFGDRGVFSATNPSNPGLLSVNPNALLFNQIRAAAIQNNSVADSGLNPSSKFTAEGLRVPDGKSLLLVGGEINMNGGGLSAFGGRVELGGLASAGTVGMNENGNNLSLSFLDGAERSNVFLNNGAQVNVTAAGGGSIAVHARNFEMTHNSGMFAGIATGLGEERTQAGNVEINATGAINLNNGSRITNYVELEARGRGGDVSVTAGSLQLDGGARISAAAFGAGKGGSLTVNASDVQLSGTSADSQIESTLISTADQNSTGDAGDLTINTHTLLVRDGAQIGTGTFSAGKGGSLTVNASDVQLSGESADGQTGSGLFANVDQNSTGDAGDLTINTHTLLVRDGAQVFNGTFSAGKGGSLTVNASDVQLSGEGAISQYPSGLFADAEQNSTGDAGDLTINTDTLLVRDGAQVGASTFEFSAGKGGNLTVNASEVQLIGESADGQYPSGLVVNAQRNSTGDAGDLTINTDTLLVQDGAGVSVSSRGTGTAGNMRINARSIRLNNNALLIADTRSAFVDPNSEQATININSQNLFVNRNSNIFTNAEGENVIGGNINIDTDFLIAVENSDISANSANFRGGNVRIDAFGIFGTQFREVPDDRTSDITASGASPQLGGTVELNIPNIEPNNGLVNLPSIPVDTQVTQACTPSSGQNQSEFVVTGRGGLPPNPTEVLSSDAISIDWVALQPTLENQSSPTPATSSTAPSPAPMVEAQGWEIDRQGKVILTASNVPAQAHNSWQSSARCNPL